One genomic region from Arthrobacter sp. YN encodes:
- a CDS encoding GlxA family transcriptional regulator: MLKSVAVIVVPDFSIFEFGTAFEVFGIDRSDRGAGVPAFDFRVCAPEPGDIRMKSGLSLHVNLGLEAAADADLVIMAPFGRDQEIPESVMEALRAAHARGAWVMSICSGAYALARAGLLEGRRCTTHWHYSQDLSSRYPGAIVDENVLYVQDGTIITSAGTAAGIDACLHLVRVELGANVAAAIARDMVVPPHRDGGQAQFIDRPMPRCGSAPMEELLRWMVEHLDEEHSVNELAARLHMSPRTFARRFRAETGTTPAAWLNSQRVLRAQELLETTELNIDEIAREAGFGHSVLLRHHFTKVLDTSPQSYRRAFRGQLAEAV, from the coding sequence ATGTTGAAATCAGTGGCAGTGATAGTTGTTCCCGACTTCTCGATCTTCGAATTCGGCACGGCTTTCGAAGTTTTCGGGATCGACAGATCGGATCGGGGCGCCGGAGTCCCGGCCTTCGACTTCCGGGTATGTGCGCCGGAGCCGGGGGATATCCGCATGAAGTCCGGACTGTCCCTCCACGTCAACCTGGGCTTGGAAGCTGCCGCCGATGCGGACCTCGTCATCATGGCGCCTTTCGGCCGGGACCAGGAAATCCCCGAGTCGGTCATGGAGGCTCTGAGGGCCGCCCACGCACGGGGCGCATGGGTGATGTCCATCTGCTCCGGGGCCTACGCGCTGGCCCGTGCTGGATTGCTGGAAGGGCGGCGGTGCACCACGCATTGGCACTATTCACAGGATCTGTCCAGCCGGTACCCCGGGGCCATCGTGGACGAGAACGTCCTCTATGTGCAGGACGGAACCATCATTACCAGCGCAGGCACAGCGGCCGGGATCGATGCCTGCCTCCACTTGGTCCGCGTCGAATTGGGAGCCAACGTAGCTGCTGCCATTGCCCGGGACATGGTGGTTCCGCCGCACCGCGATGGCGGCCAGGCCCAGTTCATCGACCGGCCCATGCCGCGCTGCGGATCGGCGCCCATGGAGGAACTCCTCCGGTGGATGGTTGAGCACCTCGACGAGGAACACAGCGTGAACGAGCTGGCGGCCCGCCTCCACATGTCGCCGAGGACCTTCGCCCGCCGCTTCAGGGCAGAGACGGGAACTACTCCTGCTGCCTGGCTGAATTCGCAGCGGGTGCTCAGGGCCCAGGAGCTCTTGGAGACCACAGAGCTGAACATCGACGAAATTGCCAGGGAAGCGGGGTTCGGACATTCCGTCCTGCTCCGCCACCATTTCACCAAGGTGCTGGATACCAGCCCGCAGAGTTATCGTCGTGCGTTCCGTGGGCAGTTGGCGGAGGCTGTTTAA
- a CDS encoding helix-turn-helix transcriptional regulator — protein sequence MIQTSARLLQLLSLLQVRREWTGPALADRMGVTERTVRRDVDKLRNLGYPIHASPGIAGGYQLGAGAQLPPLLLDDNEALAVALGLNSVAAGPVAGIGEASVRALAKLEQVLPSRLRPKFAMLKAAVTTLPSNAATVDPQQLTVVSAAISDKRQISFDYVKSDGESARRLVEPYRLVDTGRRWYLVAWDVEREDWRTFRADRFASLPSERKKYLPRPLPAEDLAAYVQQSITRSPYRFDVVVRLRAPLAEVAAVVSSQYATLTADGPAATILRSGWDNLAAPAAYLAALDMDFEILEPEEFRSFARHLSHRLTAAAGTVTDTADAEPRPQ from the coding sequence ATGATCCAAACCTCTGCCCGCCTCCTCCAGCTGTTGTCACTGTTGCAGGTGCGCCGGGAATGGACGGGTCCAGCCCTCGCGGACCGCATGGGCGTCACCGAGCGGACCGTGCGCCGCGACGTCGACAAGCTCCGTAACCTGGGATATCCCATCCACGCGTCCCCGGGGATCGCGGGCGGTTACCAATTGGGGGCCGGCGCACAGCTGCCGCCTCTGCTGCTGGACGACAACGAAGCTCTGGCGGTTGCCTTGGGCTTGAACTCTGTAGCCGCGGGGCCCGTCGCCGGTATTGGCGAGGCCTCCGTTCGCGCCCTGGCAAAGCTGGAACAAGTGTTGCCTTCCCGGCTGCGCCCGAAGTTCGCCATGCTGAAAGCAGCAGTCACCACCCTTCCCAGCAACGCGGCCACGGTTGATCCACAACAGCTGACGGTGGTTTCCGCCGCGATATCGGATAAGCGCCAGATCTCTTTTGACTACGTCAAGTCCGACGGCGAATCGGCACGTCGCCTCGTGGAACCCTACCGTTTGGTGGACACCGGCCGCCGTTGGTACCTGGTGGCCTGGGATGTGGAACGGGAAGACTGGCGGACCTTCCGGGCCGATCGTTTTGCTTCCCTGCCGTCCGAACGCAAAAAGTACCTGCCCCGCCCTTTGCCTGCCGAAGACCTCGCAGCCTACGTGCAGCAGTCCATCACCCGTTCCCCGTACAGGTTCGACGTCGTGGTGCGGCTCCGCGCGCCGCTCGCGGAGGTGGCCGCCGTCGTCAGTTCGCAGTACGCGACGCTGACCGCTGACGGTCCAGCAGCAACCATCCTCCGTTCCGGATGGGACAACCTTGCCGCACCGGCCGCTTATCTTGCCGCGTTGGACATGGACTTCGAGATCCTGGAGCCGGAAGAATTCAGGTCCTTCGCCCGGCATCTGTCCCACCGGCTCACTGCGGCGGCGGGGACTGTGACGGACACAGCGGACGCGGAACCGCGGCCACAGTAG
- the hrpA gene encoding ATP-dependent RNA helicase HrpA: MTLHISYPAELPVSERREDLMAAIAANQVTIIAGETGSGKTTQIPKMCLELGLGDKGLIGHTQPRRLAARTVAERIASELDVEIGQEVGFQVRFTGEVSASTKIKLMTDGILLAEIQRDKLLRKYSTIIIDEAHERSLNIDFILGYIKRILPQRPDLKIIITSATIDPQRFAKHFGNEEDPAPIIEVSGRTYPVEIRYRPLSQPAGGDEDTSDDELEEDRDPLDAVCDAVDELAKEAPGDILIFFSGEREIRDAAEAINGRIQSNRRLAGTEVLPLFARLSLQEQHRVFNPGGKRRIILATNVAETSLTVPGIKYVIDTGTARISRYSHRTKVQRLPIERVSQASANQRSGRCGRVSEGIAIRLYSEEDFDSRPLFTDPEILRTNLAAVILQMTAMGVARSPKDVENFPFVEPPDSRAINDGVTLLRELGALSSPKSGDAGAGGRSGSGLTAVGQKLAQLPVDPRLGRMIVEAGKRGCVREVMILAAALTIQDPRERPTDKQQLASEKHARFRDEISDFTGFLNLWNYIQEKQRELSSTQFRKLCRNEFINYLRVREWQDLFTQLRQLAKPLGIALDNKREADPVGNYEGIHISLLSGLLSHIGLLDERKREYAGARGSRFAIFPGSALFKKSPAFVMAAELVETSRLWARVAAKFDPLWAEQVAPDLVKRSYSEPHWSSRQGAVMAHEKVTLYGVPIIPNRRVNYGRVDPELSRELFIRHALVEGEWKTHHKFFHRNRALLQEIEELETRMRRRDILVDDQTLFEFYDARVGKEVVSERHFDKWWKDARQADPTLLDFDQSLLMSEDADALDDSAYPKTWLHKGFELPLSYEFHPVAPGSAPNPSDGVTAEVPVLFLNQLDDAPFRWQIPGQRVELVTALIKSLPKQVRKNFVPAPDVARQATAALETDFDPATDELEPSLELVLRRLRGHVIPPGSWNWDAVPPHLRVSFKVVDSKGKVLDEGKDLAELQEKLAPATRRAIAESLGATPATTAPAKAGKGPGASALANGQGAAATASSTGNPDGVVAERSGITEWDFGTVERQVTRTVKGHAVTGFPAVVDEGKSVALRVFQTKAEQEAAMRGGVIRLLALRIPPPDRYVLEHLSNMEKLTFSQNPHGSVSALIADCALAAIDKLTPQELPWDRKSFDALYEVVRAELIDTVFTVTAVVERVLASMRRIQKALKSNASLPLISALNDMKSQLEQLVFPGFVARTGYAQLSQLPRYLQAIEKRLEKLPGNVQRDGLNMAIVQALEDDYDDAVSALLPGRRAGTELTRVRWMIEELRVSLFAVELGTAYSVSDKRIRTVLNQALAPA, from the coding sequence ATGACACTTCATATTTCCTACCCCGCTGAGCTGCCCGTATCCGAGCGCCGCGAGGATCTGATGGCGGCCATTGCCGCAAACCAGGTGACCATCATCGCCGGCGAGACCGGTTCCGGTAAGACCACCCAGATCCCCAAGATGTGCCTCGAACTTGGCCTTGGAGACAAGGGCCTGATCGGGCACACCCAGCCACGCCGCCTGGCAGCCCGTACTGTCGCAGAACGCATCGCCTCGGAACTGGACGTCGAAATCGGCCAGGAGGTGGGCTTCCAGGTCCGCTTCACCGGAGAGGTCAGTGCGTCCACCAAGATCAAGCTGATGACCGACGGCATCCTCCTGGCGGAGATCCAACGGGACAAGCTGCTGCGCAAGTACAGCACCATCATCATCGATGAAGCCCATGAGCGCAGCCTCAACATCGACTTCATCCTGGGCTACATCAAGCGCATCCTCCCCCAGCGCCCGGACCTCAAGATCATCATCACCTCGGCCACCATCGATCCCCAGCGCTTTGCCAAGCACTTTGGGAACGAGGAAGACCCGGCGCCCATCATTGAAGTTTCCGGCCGGACGTATCCGGTGGAGATCCGCTACCGGCCGTTGTCCCAACCTGCCGGCGGGGATGAGGACACCTCGGACGATGAACTCGAAGAAGACCGGGATCCCCTGGATGCGGTGTGCGACGCGGTGGACGAGCTCGCCAAGGAGGCTCCCGGCGATATCCTCATCTTCTTCTCCGGTGAACGCGAAATCCGCGACGCCGCCGAGGCCATCAACGGCCGCATCCAGAGCAACCGTCGCCTCGCCGGGACAGAAGTTCTGCCACTTTTTGCACGGCTGAGCCTGCAGGAGCAGCACCGGGTCTTCAATCCGGGGGGCAAACGGCGCATCATCCTGGCCACCAACGTTGCTGAGACGTCGCTGACCGTCCCGGGCATCAAGTACGTGATCGACACCGGCACCGCACGTATTTCGCGCTACTCCCACAGGACCAAGGTCCAGCGCCTCCCGATCGAGCGCGTCTCCCAGGCGTCGGCCAACCAACGCTCAGGGCGTTGCGGGCGTGTTTCCGAAGGCATCGCCATCCGTTTGTACTCGGAGGAGGACTTTGATTCGCGTCCACTGTTCACGGACCCGGAAATCCTTCGAACCAACCTCGCCGCGGTCATCCTCCAGATGACCGCCATGGGCGTTGCCCGCAGTCCCAAGGACGTGGAGAACTTCCCCTTTGTGGAGCCGCCGGATTCCAGGGCAATCAACGACGGCGTGACGCTCCTGCGCGAACTCGGTGCCTTGAGTTCGCCCAAGTCCGGAGACGCAGGAGCGGGTGGCCGCAGCGGCAGCGGCCTCACCGCCGTCGGACAGAAACTGGCCCAGCTGCCCGTTGATCCCCGGCTTGGCCGCATGATCGTGGAGGCAGGCAAGCGTGGCTGCGTCCGCGAAGTCATGATCCTGGCCGCTGCGCTCACCATCCAGGACCCCCGCGAAAGACCGACGGACAAGCAGCAGCTGGCCTCGGAAAAGCACGCACGCTTCCGCGATGAGATCTCGGATTTCACGGGCTTCCTCAACCTGTGGAACTACATCCAGGAAAAGCAACGCGAGCTGTCCTCCACCCAGTTCCGCAAGCTCTGCCGCAACGAGTTCATCAATTATCTGCGCGTCCGCGAGTGGCAGGACCTCTTCACCCAGCTCCGGCAGCTGGCAAAGCCACTGGGCATCGCGCTGGACAACAAGCGTGAAGCCGATCCTGTGGGCAACTATGAGGGCATCCACATCAGCCTGCTCTCGGGGTTGCTGAGCCACATTGGGCTCCTTGATGAGCGCAAGCGCGAATACGCCGGTGCGCGTGGCAGCCGCTTCGCCATCTTCCCCGGCTCGGCCTTGTTCAAGAAGTCTCCGGCTTTTGTCATGGCAGCGGAACTGGTGGAAACCAGCCGCTTGTGGGCCAGGGTCGCCGCCAAGTTCGATCCCCTGTGGGCTGAACAGGTAGCCCCCGACCTCGTGAAGCGGTCCTACAGCGAACCTCACTGGTCCTCGCGGCAAGGCGCAGTCATGGCGCACGAGAAGGTCACCCTTTACGGTGTCCCGATCATTCCCAACCGCCGGGTCAACTACGGACGGGTTGATCCCGAGCTCTCCCGCGAACTGTTCATCCGCCACGCACTGGTGGAGGGCGAATGGAAGACCCATCACAAGTTCTTCCACCGCAACCGCGCCCTGCTCCAGGAAATCGAAGAGCTCGAGACCCGCATGCGGCGCCGCGACATCCTGGTGGACGACCAAACGCTCTTCGAGTTCTACGACGCACGCGTGGGCAAGGAAGTAGTCTCCGAGAGGCACTTTGATAAATGGTGGAAGGACGCCCGGCAGGCCGATCCCACGCTGTTGGACTTCGACCAATCCCTGCTGATGAGCGAAGACGCAGATGCCTTGGACGACTCCGCCTATCCGAAGACCTGGCTGCACAAGGGCTTCGAGCTCCCCTTGAGCTACGAGTTCCATCCCGTGGCACCGGGGTCTGCGCCCAACCCGTCGGACGGCGTCACTGCCGAAGTTCCTGTGCTGTTCCTCAACCAGCTGGACGACGCCCCGTTCCGTTGGCAGATTCCGGGCCAGCGGGTAGAGCTGGTCACTGCCCTGATCAAGTCGCTGCCCAAACAGGTACGAAAGAACTTCGTCCCGGCTCCTGATGTGGCCCGGCAGGCAACCGCGGCACTGGAAACGGACTTTGACCCCGCAACCGATGAGCTGGAGCCTTCCTTGGAACTGGTGCTCCGCCGGCTCCGCGGACACGTCATTCCGCCCGGTTCCTGGAACTGGGATGCCGTACCGCCGCACCTCCGCGTAAGTTTCAAGGTGGTGGACAGCAAGGGCAAAGTCCTGGACGAAGGCAAGGACCTCGCTGAACTCCAGGAAAAGCTTGCCCCCGCCACTCGCCGCGCCATCGCCGAGTCGCTCGGCGCCACCCCGGCCACCACGGCACCGGCCAAGGCCGGTAAGGGACCGGGAGCATCCGCCCTGGCGAACGGTCAAGGGGCTGCTGCCACGGCTTCGTCTACCGGCAATCCCGATGGCGTAGTAGCTGAACGCAGCGGAATCACTGAGTGGGACTTCGGGACGGTGGAACGGCAGGTAACGCGCACCGTCAAGGGCCACGCCGTCACCGGCTTCCCTGCGGTGGTTGATGAAGGCAAGTCCGTGGCCCTGCGGGTCTTCCAGACCAAGGCCGAACAGGAAGCCGCCATGCGTGGCGGCGTCATCAGGCTTCTGGCCCTGCGGATTCCGCCTCCTGACCGCTACGTGCTGGAGCATCTCAGCAATATGGAGAAGCTGACGTTCAGCCAGAATCCGCACGGATCTGTCAGTGCCCTGATCGCGGACTGCGCTCTGGCCGCCATCGACAAACTGACGCCCCAGGAGCTGCCTTGGGACAGGAAGTCCTTCGACGCGTTGTATGAAGTAGTCCGTGCGGAACTGATCGATACCGTGTTTACAGTGACTGCCGTCGTCGAACGCGTTCTGGCGAGTATGCGGCGCATCCAGAAGGCGCTGAAGTCCAACGCCAGCCTGCCGCTGATCAGCGCTCTCAACGACATGAAGTCCCAGCTGGAGCAGTTGGTCTTTCCCGGCTTTGTGGCACGGACGGGCTACGCGCAGCTCAGCCAGTTGCCGCGATACTTGCAGGCGATCGAGAAGCGGCTGGAGAAGCTTCCCGGCAACGTACAGCGGGACGGCTTGAACATGGCGATCGTGCAGGCGCTGGAGGATGACTATGACGACGCCGTGTCCGCCCTTCTCCCCGGTCGCCGCGCGGGCACTGAGTTAACACGGGTGCGCTGGATGATCGAAGAACTGCGGGTCAGCCTTTTTGCCGTAGAACTCGGAACCGCCTACTCCGTCTCGGACAAACGCATCCGTACGGTGCTGAACCAGGCGCTCGCCCCGGCCTAG
- a CDS encoding HIT family protein translates to MSTLFTKIINGEIPGRFVWKDEEVVAFLTIAPLTQGHTLVVPREEVDSWTHARPELLAKVMDVAQSIGKVQEDLFDAKRVGVLMEGFEVDHLHVHVWPAYSTADFEIHNVDHNPDPAVMDATAVKLRAALRSAGHGDVVPQD, encoded by the coding sequence ATGAGCACACTGTTCACCAAAATCATCAACGGGGAGATTCCGGGCCGCTTCGTCTGGAAGGACGAGGAAGTGGTGGCTTTCCTGACTATTGCACCGCTGACTCAAGGGCACACGCTGGTGGTACCGCGTGAAGAAGTAGATTCATGGACCCACGCGCGTCCCGAACTGCTGGCCAAGGTGATGGATGTTGCGCAAAGCATCGGCAAGGTCCAGGAGGACCTGTTTGACGCCAAGAGGGTAGGCGTCCTGATGGAAGGCTTTGAGGTGGACCACTTGCATGTCCACGTGTGGCCGGCCTACTCCACTGCAGACTTCGAGATCCACAACGTGGACCACAATCCGGATCCCGCCGTCATGGATGCCACTGCCGTGAAGCTTCGTGCTGCCTTGCGTTCGGCCGGGCATGGGGATGTTGTCCCGCAGGATTGA
- a CDS encoding NAD(P)-dependent alcohol dehydrogenase: MTPGRPVPPPLAKPITMDTGETGSTTLAAAYGATSPDSGLVPLTLARRAPTADDVEIAIEYCGLCHSDVHATRGEWRVPPYPLVPGHEIVGRVTRVGSAVKEFMPGDHVGVGCLVDSCRECESCLEGLEQYCERGNIGTYGAADPRHGDAITQGGYSTSVVVDRRFVLRVPEALDAAAAAPLLCAGITTYSPLRYFEVEEGDAVGVVGLGGLGHMAVKIAKAMGAEVTVFTTSESKFDAARELGADHVVLSKDAEAMEAANRSIDVIIDTVAAPHDLNPYFRTLRLDGALFQLGLPADEMPPVSPGLLIRRRLAYAGSLIGGIEETQEMLDFCAEHGVVSDIEIVRADQLNEAYDRMVAGDVKYRFVLDTSTLQDPSERADA, from the coding sequence ATGACTCCAGGACGCCCCGTGCCCCCGCCCCTTGCCAAACCCATCACCATGGACACCGGTGAAACCGGAAGCACCACCCTGGCTGCAGCGTACGGTGCCACGTCCCCGGACAGCGGCCTGGTGCCCCTGACCCTTGCGAGGCGGGCACCCACCGCAGATGACGTAGAGATCGCGATTGAGTATTGCGGGCTGTGCCACTCCGACGTTCATGCGACGCGCGGCGAATGGCGGGTTCCTCCGTACCCGCTGGTTCCGGGCCATGAAATTGTTGGCCGGGTAACCCGCGTGGGCTCCGCCGTGAAGGAATTCATGCCGGGCGACCACGTCGGCGTCGGCTGCTTGGTGGACTCCTGCCGCGAATGCGAGAGCTGCCTTGAAGGCCTGGAGCAATACTGCGAGCGGGGCAACATCGGCACGTATGGGGCCGCAGACCCCCGTCACGGTGACGCCATCACCCAAGGCGGCTATTCGACGTCGGTAGTGGTGGACCGGCGCTTCGTGTTGCGTGTTCCCGAGGCCCTGGACGCGGCAGCGGCAGCCCCTTTGCTGTGTGCCGGGATTACCACCTACTCTCCGCTGCGGTATTTCGAAGTGGAAGAAGGCGACGCCGTGGGCGTGGTGGGCTTGGGTGGCCTGGGACATATGGCAGTGAAGATTGCCAAGGCCATGGGGGCGGAGGTCACAGTTTTCACCACCTCTGAATCCAAGTTTGACGCTGCCCGGGAGCTGGGCGCCGACCACGTGGTCCTGTCCAAGGATGCCGAGGCCATGGAAGCCGCCAACAGGAGCATCGACGTCATTATTGACACTGTTGCTGCACCGCACGATCTCAACCCCTACTTCCGCACGCTTCGCCTGGACGGGGCGCTCTTCCAGCTGGGCCTTCCCGCGGATGAGATGCCGCCCGTTAGTCCCGGACTGCTCATCCGCCGCCGGCTCGCCTATGCAGGATCGTTGATTGGCGGCATCGAGGAAACTCAGGAAATGCTGGACTTCTGTGCGGAACACGGTGTTGTCAGCGACATCGAAATTGTGCGGGCCGACCAGCTGAACGAGGCGTACGACCGCATGGTGGCCGGTGACGTGAAGTACCGTTTCGTGCTGGACACCTCAACACTCCAGGACCCATCCGAAAGGGCAGACGCATGA
- a CDS encoding sulfurtransferase, giving the protein MSTLISAPELRNRLDSGERTVLLDVRWVLGRTDGHSEYLAGHLPGAVFVDLPTELADHARPGQGRHPLPSTERFQGAARQWGINDGDTVVAYDNSGGMAAARVWWMLRNAGLESVYLLDGGLAAWRAGGHPVEAGEVRPVVGSVSLGEGGLPAIDEAEAAQWHQSGVLLDARAGERYRGEVEPIDPRAGHIPGAVSAPTTENLAPDGTFLPAQELRRRFEALGVDGSSTVAVYCGSGVTASHEIVALHIAGYKAALYPGSFSQWSNNSGNPVAVGSAPLEESSGDDVGPSGRSAAAGSSVGS; this is encoded by the coding sequence ATGTCCACGCTGATAAGTGCCCCCGAACTGCGCAATCGCCTCGATTCAGGGGAGCGGACCGTGCTTCTGGATGTCCGCTGGGTGCTCGGCAGGACGGACGGGCATAGCGAGTACCTGGCGGGTCACCTGCCCGGCGCTGTGTTCGTGGACCTCCCCACAGAGCTTGCCGACCATGCGAGGCCTGGCCAGGGCCGGCATCCGCTGCCCTCCACCGAACGGTTCCAGGGCGCGGCGCGCCAATGGGGTATCAACGACGGCGATACCGTGGTTGCGTACGACAACAGCGGGGGCATGGCAGCGGCCCGCGTTTGGTGGATGCTGCGAAATGCGGGCTTGGAATCTGTCTACCTGCTCGACGGCGGCCTCGCCGCCTGGCGCGCCGGCGGTCACCCGGTGGAGGCAGGTGAAGTAAGGCCCGTCGTCGGAAGTGTTTCCCTGGGCGAGGGAGGCCTGCCGGCCATCGACGAAGCCGAAGCCGCGCAGTGGCACCAGAGCGGAGTGCTGCTCGATGCCCGGGCGGGGGAGCGCTACCGGGGTGAAGTGGAGCCGATTGATCCGCGGGCAGGGCACATCCCCGGCGCCGTGAGCGCCCCTACCACGGAGAACCTCGCACCCGACGGAACATTCCTGCCTGCCCAAGAGCTCCGCCGCCGTTTCGAGGCGTTGGGCGTGGATGGCTCGTCCACTGTGGCGGTCTATTGCGGTTCCGGAGTCACAGCGAGCCATGAAATAGTGGCGCTGCACATCGCCGGATACAAGGCCGCCCTGTACCCGGGATCCTTCTCGCAGTGGTCCAACAACTCCGGCAACCCGGTGGCAGTGGGCAGTGCGCCGTTGGAGGAAAGCTCTGGGGACGACGTGGGACCGAGTGGCAGAAGCGCCGCTGCCGGGAGTAGCGTCGGATCATGA
- a CDS encoding PLP-dependent cysteine synthase family protein, whose product MSNSCIQDRAWASEAIRKIEAENNRSADTHLYAVPLPDHWGVQLYLKDESTHRSGSLKHRLARSLFLYGLVNGWITEGTTIVEASSGSTAVSEAYFAQLIGLPFIAVMTKTTSPEKIALIEEFGGACLLVDHASEVYAVAEETAKTSGGYYMDQFTHAERATDWRGNNNIAESIFDQLALEEHPVPEWIVVGAGTGGTSATIGRYLRYNRYSTRLAVVDPENSAFYPAWRDGDAAAATGQPSRIEGIGRPRSEPSFVPAVIDHMIQVPDAASVAAMRHLRKLTGLHAGPSTGTNLWGVWQLVAGMVAEGRRGSIVSLMCDGGDRYAGSYYDAGWLAAKGLDPAPHEAVLEQFHRTGVWTG is encoded by the coding sequence GTGAGCAATTCGTGCATTCAGGACAGGGCATGGGCCAGCGAGGCCATCCGCAAAATCGAGGCCGAGAACAACCGTTCGGCGGACACGCACCTTTATGCGGTCCCCCTCCCGGACCATTGGGGCGTCCAGCTGTACCTGAAGGACGAATCGACCCACCGCTCCGGCAGCCTCAAGCACCGCCTGGCGCGGTCCTTGTTCCTCTACGGACTGGTCAACGGCTGGATCACCGAGGGCACCACCATCGTTGAGGCCTCGAGCGGCAGCACGGCAGTCTCCGAGGCGTATTTTGCCCAGCTCATCGGGCTGCCTTTCATCGCGGTGATGACAAAAACCACCAGCCCGGAAAAGATCGCCCTGATCGAGGAATTCGGCGGTGCCTGCCTGCTGGTGGACCACGCCTCCGAAGTGTACGCAGTGGCCGAAGAGACCGCGAAAACCTCCGGCGGCTACTACATGGACCAATTCACGCACGCAGAACGCGCTACGGACTGGCGGGGCAACAACAACATCGCCGAGTCGATTTTCGACCAACTCGCGCTTGAGGAACACCCCGTCCCGGAGTGGATCGTCGTAGGAGCGGGCACCGGGGGTACCAGCGCCACCATTGGCCGCTATCTTCGGTACAACCGCTACTCCACCCGTCTTGCCGTGGTGGACCCGGAAAACTCGGCCTTCTACCCCGCCTGGCGCGACGGAGACGCCGCCGCGGCAACGGGCCAGCCATCCAGGATTGAAGGCATCGGCCGGCCACGATCCGAGCCGAGTTTCGTGCCCGCGGTCATCGACCACATGATCCAGGTGCCGGATGCCGCCTCGGTGGCTGCCATGCGCCACCTTCGGAAACTCACGGGCCTGCATGCCGGTCCCTCCACGGGGACCAACCTGTGGGGCGTGTGGCAGCTGGTGGCCGGGATGGTCGCCGAGGGGCGACGGGGCAGCATCGTGTCGCTGATGTGCGACGGCGGCGACCGCTATGCGGGCAGCTACTACGACGCCGGGTGGCTTGCGGCGAAGGGGCTGGACCCCGCACCTCACGAGGCAGTCCTGGAGCAGTTCCACCGCACAGGGGTGTGGACCGGCTAG
- a CDS encoding MBL fold metallo-hydrolase, whose translation MLLTKYTHACVRLEKDGNVLVIDPGTFSESGEALTGAHAVLITHEHNDHIDRPALVSALRSNAGLEVHAPAGVAAALREEADVAARVHTAEPGSGFDAAGFSVRTFGGQHAVIHAQIPVVANIGYLIDANVFHPGDSFVVPDGIDVKTLLVPIHAPWSKVGEVVDFVISVRAPRAFPVHDALLNELGRGIVEGHVTRIGARYGTSYQRLAPRESVEV comes from the coding sequence ATGTTGCTCACCAAATACACCCACGCTTGTGTCCGGTTGGAGAAAGACGGGAACGTTCTGGTCATCGATCCCGGGACCTTCTCCGAGTCGGGGGAAGCGTTAACCGGCGCCCACGCCGTCCTCATTACGCACGAGCACAATGACCACATTGACCGGCCCGCTTTGGTGTCCGCGCTCCGGAGCAACGCCGGGCTTGAGGTCCATGCCCCCGCCGGGGTTGCCGCAGCCCTGCGAGAGGAAGCCGACGTCGCAGCCCGCGTCCACACGGCTGAGCCGGGCTCCGGTTTCGATGCCGCAGGGTTCAGCGTACGCACCTTCGGCGGCCAGCACGCGGTGATTCATGCGCAGATCCCGGTGGTGGCCAACATCGGGTACCTGATCGATGCCAACGTGTTTCACCCCGGGGACTCGTTCGTGGTCCCGGACGGCATTGACGTCAAGACTCTCCTGGTGCCCATCCATGCTCCGTGGTCCAAGGTGGGGGAGGTTGTCGATTTCGTCATCTCGGTCCGCGCTCCCAGGGCGTTCCCGGTCCACGACGCCCTGCTTAATGAACTGGGACGTGGCATTGTTGAAGGCCATGTGACCCGTATCGGCGCCCGTTATGGGACCAGTTATCAGCGTCTTGCCCCACGCGAATCGGTAGAGGTCTAG
- a CDS encoding Fur family transcriptional regulator, whose protein sequence is MPHGTNSATTGPSAPATSGVKEQRVTKQRLAVSAALDELDDFVSTQELYRLLQNKGISVSLATAYRILQSLADDGLIDVLRNGEGEAVYRRCNVTGHHHHLLCRNCGKAVEVEAPAVETWAARTASEHGFTEVAHTVEIFGLCPECTAKKAAGTL, encoded by the coding sequence ATGCCACACGGCACCAATTCCGCCACGACCGGCCCCTCGGCGCCGGCCACCAGCGGCGTCAAGGAGCAGCGCGTTACCAAGCAGCGCTTGGCCGTCAGCGCCGCACTGGACGAATTGGATGACTTCGTCAGCACCCAGGAGCTGTACCGCCTGCTGCAGAACAAGGGCATTTCAGTGTCCCTGGCCACCGCGTACCGCATCCTCCAGTCATTGGCCGACGATGGACTCATTGATGTCCTCCGCAACGGTGAAGGCGAAGCGGTCTACCGCCGCTGCAACGTCACCGGGCACCACCACCACCTGCTGTGCCGCAACTGCGGCAAGGCAGTTGAAGTGGAGGCACCCGCCGTCGAGACCTGGGCAGCACGAACGGCTTCGGAACATGGCTTCACTGAGGTGGCCCACACAGTGGAAATTTTCGGGCTGTGCCCCGAGTGCACTGCGAAGAAGGCGGCCGGGACTCTCTAG